The Sabethes cyaneus chromosome 3, idSabCyanKW18_F2, whole genome shotgun sequence DNA window attgggtattcTCTCTTGAAagtttgggtagaagtagtttacaGTGTATTGTTAACAccgtatttttatcgcggtcagtttttcgcaaattggacaaaatggcgtcactcgaaaagcaacgtcgcgaatttatgttgcgcaagcacctggaaaattctcaagTCTCTCATCATGgctgatgagacttacgtcaaggcggacttctgccagcttccggggctactgtacttcaccgcccagcacaattTTGATGTTCTAGAGgcagtaaggatgcagaaactttcaaagtttgccaagaaacatATGATTTGGAAAGCGATCTACTCAAGTGGtaaacagagtgcgccgttcgtgactaccgggactgtaaacgggcagatctacttcaaggagtgtctacagaagcgtgtGCTTCcactgttgaagcaacacgagggccctacgatcttctagccggatctagcttcgtgccactattcataggatgtcctggagtggtacgaagccaacggaattactttcgtacccaaggacatgaacctccTCCCCTCCCCCCagcgcaccggaactaaggcccaatgAAAAATACTCACCTATTATGAAGCAGCAAGCAGGCACTAAGGAAGTATCCCAAGGAGGCCAAATCTTAGGaggacatgaagaaaaagtggcaggggttagtcccggcgtagtggttaacattcacgcctctcacgccgaggacccgggttcaaatcccaaccccgcagaagtcacgaatgacccaagctggttaaaatgactataatcaaaaaaaaaaaaaaaaaaagaaaaagtgggtttccgtacagacaAAGCTGCaaccagatgttgtacaaaactttttgagtggagttaagcgtagggtgcgagcatacggctatggtattgaagttgaatgaaataaatatggcaaaagcaaaaatgttacttgggaaattGTATACAGTACCCGTGTCTTGACCTACTGCAAAAGACGATCGACAAGATTGTCAGTTTGGTATTTTACTAATATTTTTGGGAACTTGTCATATTCGTCAAGACTTATGAGACACCTTTTCAGCATTCGAATACCAAAGtatgtaataaaataaaatgtgtaCAGAGAATGTATGTCAATGAATAAAGTAATTTGTGTCAATGCGTTTTATCTAGACCAGTAGTGCAGCCTAATTGTTAAATTCCAGTGTCAGTGATGCTTACCGTGAATAGCAATGTAAAATCCAAGTTGAATAATCCGTACGCTGTAAATGCTACTTTCCGATGAGTCAACTGTAGAGATAGATTGGACAACTGAAACATATGAAGAAATTTTAATACATTTTTACAAGGATTAATGTAATGTAGGTATTCATATTTTCCTTGTACCTGTTTAACAGCTTCGTCGTCGTAGTTGTTGACATTGATTAATTTGTGCACATTAACAGCAATTTTGTCGTTCTGCAAAATATATTCAAGTTTTTAATATCgcctcgactgggagaggctgttagagtcaataggatcttagcAACTGGTCTTGCAATTGTCctacactctaacagctggctaaagtctgtcgtataaaaaacagaaggtcaaatttcgataacgaaatgtagcacctaggctttgctttgcttttatctTTTAAGGAACAAACAGTATCGtaagtctgctaaataattaaaatttatttttactttttccctgGAAATTTCAGATTCTTTGAATAGACACTTTAATATGCGACAAATATGCTTTACCTTATgtatatagggtaaccaacgtattttggaccccattagcagctgtacataatttggacacttacagccaaatcaaatggaagtgtccaaattatgtacagttgcTGAAGGGgttcaaaataggttggttgccCTACTGTCGGTTTTAAAGAAAGGCTGATTGTGTGTCCTCTGGCTGCaggggattacctacgaatggccgaaacacaaatggccgaaataacaaatggcgtaatatatctaatggccgagtcacgaacggccgaatcacaaattgccgaatcacgaacggccgaatcacaaaaggctgaaacacgaatggccggacgtcatattcggccgaaaataatcacgtaCCTGCACAAATGtcgggtatatgctgtccttactcgctgccgctcgttcggacttaactaagggataatccctactagtcaataaacctaggaaaatgcatgcacctaaatagtagtggtttctgcggggggctgcctcCCGTAGTGGGCGGCACTTCCGAGAGCGGTTCACCGGTGCaaactcgcggcctgcggcccttacgacttgcaaggtactgagtgatgtccgattacttctcgattaatcgaactaatcgattatccgctaaaataatcgattaatttttaatcgattgctttatgttccgattattagataatcgattacctggccgatcgattatgccggattatttaaaattttattgtttgacaatttctaacaaatttaattattacagtggcaggcgcttaccttctaaattaaccacatgcaatcagccagttcgttggtttcgaggtacgatgctgatctaagaaaccaatagtcgtatgttcaaatctcagctaggcagtgctcctagatagagtcagtaggattgttgcaatagccccgtaactgtcttgtactctaatatctggctgtgaagtctgtcgataaagatggatCTAATCCTAGAAAGTATGTTTAACCCCTAGGCTTTTTcttttaatcatccagtttaCACGCAGTAGGCCAGCTTGAATACCACGCTGAAacctaaaaaccaaactaaactttatctagatattaaccgtgccaccgtcaaaagataattcgaaatttgtcagtctgtcagacacgaaattttgtaaggaatttttagaaaactgggtaatacccttcgtctttttctatacaaaaaccaaaaaatgcggtctcctcgatttctatgtaactagcctaagtctgactgcacattccaaaacacgtggacagtactacgggacgcaaagctattttttggtgtcggggactgtaacgaggttacaaaataaataaggtaacaaaccctattgtccaatcccacacacaacctTCACTAAAAGGTTgccgttatccccgaaaaaaggttagggtaccgcgacagtaaacaaaccctgctaatgcccaccgggtggaacctggcgaaactagccgaagctgaatcgtcagtcccgtcgtaaagtcctgtgcttgacaggacaggcaaatcagtctggcgaatgagcgattttaaagataaccacctatgagacgacacgcaagattggaaagagctagaagttagaagacgcaaagtgatacatgagaagacgaaaagcgaagtaaactagtattcggaaaagatacAATAACTTCTAAAGTGGAAAAACACGGGTAGAAAATATAGGCGCTAAAGCGAGGTTAGATTACCTAGTCGAACGAAGCAAAAGACCAccagcaccctccttcaaacggaggtcttcccttagatcttgagagcgcgaccgtcgtcagtcggcctcaacacgtgtcggccatgagtgcgtgatccgattctccgagcaacacaccgagcgagcaggcagttgctaccatccgtggccctatacaccatTGACCGTAGgaaccgatcgccgaagagccaaccgtatgatatacccaccacataagcaattgttactgtccgtggattcACCACCGTTCGTACCGGCTACCGGATGTCGGACCCGGTCGAACTAAAATATTCGATTCACCATTTACCACCCACCCCGTATCTGGTACGAGCTATCTGTAAGCGGTCTACGAAACCGCTAGTCTAGCGCAGTCACTTGTTCATCGGAACATCAGAGACCCttcgtcgacaagaagcagcagaccgtaagaaaaactgaagcaaattaaccactagattaagcgaatcgtgtaaatgaagatctgttaaccctcgaaatggtgtttgctacgatatgtgtcctcggaaagtgtgagtccccgaATGCCCCCCTCccagatcggttcgcgagttagcccccggtaggttagtgtaggatgcctaggggatactcgttcgtaagtttatagttgagtgtttgatggacctgccctgaggtattctagccggaccgggattgtatcgctaaacacgctccttcacggcaagttaatccttgcctggcgcttaagtgaaggttATCACTGCTCCCTGCCCCAAAACCCATCCCTCCCCGTTACaagacgtaaaggttataaccaatcgattatttcgattaatcgattatgcagcgccgattaatcgatgtcgattattggccgcctaaaaagtaatcgattattaactaatcgattaactgaaaaaatcggacatcactaggtactgcacgtgacgttgttcgtctgtcagcgtgtgttagctgcgtttctcggcgcgggttttcgagggaaggccccgttcctatgtaatagacgaatctcaagtttttagtcttgaccttgaaatgcggtcatacatatatattaatattttttgaaacgatggttctacaattgatgaagagacggtagggggtaagggccggcatattgtcgtcgtcctgaaagtaaaaagtagttagattaaaacttctcgttcggtggtaatctgcagtTCAtctaggaagcggcacaatatgtgtcgataacccaaccaaacgcgtcgcttccttgataagtggattttgcagtctccttttgttcagcgcctctatggttcaaaggtacaagtaccagcgaaccacatgccctggcgggtgttgtgggtttgaatccggttataatctcagattacagcttggttcgactcatgcaccttccagcattggacaaaaggtaggagtcaaaatgactacttgtcaaacgtagctaccaataccccccccccccttcttttccgctcttcccctccttcaccaaaattttcatttctttccgctacggtcccttcatcaattgtagaaccatcgtttcaaaaaatattaatatatatgtatgatcgcatttcaaggtcaagactaaaaacttgagattagtctaataaaaattttgttgatttaggcattccgggaaaattcggcctttgaTGATTCGGCCACTCGTGActcggtctttcgtgattcggccattcgtgattcggccatttgtgattcggtctTTCGCGATTCgtcctttcgtgattcggccttctgtgactgttgttggaattcggccatttggatttcggccattcgtgattcggccatttgtgtttcggccattcggtaccagcccgggtCGACTATGATCCTCGTGGGCTATTATAAGTCGGGGGACAACCAAAAGCAGCGCACCTTACACATTAAATAATATATGGATTATAATAAATTGTATGGACgaaacccagcaaacattttcgtacgtatatcaaagtaacaaatgagaaatatgtaccgatatatatctagaaaaatcataTTCGATGCACTAATTATGTAGTAGTAGTATCTCCAGACTTTAAAAAGGGGAAACGAAAGGGGTGTAAAACTTCAGAAGATTTATCTATTTGATCGTTCAACAAAGTTAATTATTTACTTCGTTCGATATCCTGCAGCCGGGCTGGtagcgaatggccgaaacacaaatggccgaatcacgaatggccaaaatccaaatggccgaattccaacaacagtcacagaaggccgaatcgagtggtcgtgggttcgaatcttagtagaatcaagccattcgatgtcgtgactttagcatgggtttattctcaggcccctccatttacccttccttcatgctgaattctatatttaccctctgacgcctcttgacagtgcaaatgtccctcctatagttaagtgtactggtcagaggtacgaatgagtcctcgtcagggacggctataatatgggatagtacttgCAGCAAGGAATAtgcgggtaaagtagatcaagctttgaaggaagggtaagtcccaatacacacaagcacgcataaaacctTATAAGCATAtcactcattcaatagcgattatagctaaaagaaatgcagtgcaggtcatacagcaaacacccgggcgatattacaatagatcaactatactggtcgcagtaatgagtccacacgtggaaaaaaggccgaatcacgaaaggccgaatcgcgaaaggccgaatcacgaatggccgaatcacgaaagaccgtatcacaaatggccgaatcacgaatggccgaatcacgaaagaccgagTCACGAGTGGCCGAATCAtcaaaggccgaattttcccggaatgcctaaatcagcaaaatttttattgctcattttgtgagaccttgaataaaatttttcacctatttctctccgcgaatttgaaacatccccctgataaacctttaaaattttcccctctattgccttGTTTTtctcgcagctctgtgatgatccgcgtCACTGATAGGTGaagtaaaaaagcttttcgtaaaattctgtactttagttttggctggtaaacggctgcgGGGCAGCCTCCCCGCAGAATCAGAAACCACTGCTATTTAGGTATTTTTCTAGGTTTATTGtttagtagggattatcccttagttaagttcgaacgagcggcagcgagtaaggacagcatatacccatcATTTGTGCAGGCTGTAGGCCGtcattattttcggccgaatatgacgttcggccattcgtgtttcagtcTTTTgatattcggccattcgtgattctgctgttcgtgattcggccattagatatattatgccatttgttatttcggccattcgtgatttggaCATGTGTGCCAAAGTTAATGTAattttaatatcatcaatgTTTATTGTAAGTAAACCATCTTTGTGGCAGTTATTAACTAAACATTGAAATATATTGACAGGCTTTGCATTAACTTAAtcgctaaattgtgtgtataataggctaaagaacaaaaacctatgcttttttggcacaatctcacctcggCGGACGGTACAGAACAAATATAGAAAGAAATATCTAACTTACGTTATAAGAATTACAAATAACAACAAATGCAATAAAACTGATGACGCCAAGAACTGACTAAAGTGACAAAAATATTgtgaaaaaacgaaaatagtaaGAAAAGGGATAATTAACGTATCTAAGACGAGTCCAATTTGTTCCAACTTCAACTAGCGAACAATTATACCGCTCATTCGGTTACTAATACCatttgaattaaaataaaaaattaaaattatttgccaATGCACTTATAAATCTCTTCTGTTCGTATTAGAAGTCATTTGATACGAAAAGTCAGAACGTTATGCTTATAATTTATTGCAGATCAACACACACGCTTCGGTGTCATACCTCTTGAACAGCCAAACTGCTCACGAAGATAATTTTTAGCACTCCAAAGGCGTGAATCATTGCTTGAAAACCAAAGAACAGAATGAACTGAAACTGGGTACAGGGTGTGGTTGACATATGTTTAGTGAAAATGATTTCCAGTATGTAATATACATTGAATACCACGATCAGAAAAGTTATCGTAACGATGGTTAACATTTGCACTTTAAAGTACTCCTGAACACTGTTACACGCATCACACAATTCGTCCTGGATGCTAGCCACTCGGGTGATCACTTCCGGCATGTAACGATTGGTATTCCAAAATGTAGAGGATAATATTCTCAGTGGTTTTTGAAACCGTATCTTCTTCGCAGGATTCTGTGTTTCATCGTAGGCTGGAAGCTTTTTCTCCAAACTgatttcttgaagagaacgtaacactttattcagcaggTAAAATCGATGCTTGGTTTGATTGACGAGACAAAGGAAAAGCACGATGATCGTTGCCATCATTAAATAGGGTATGAAAAAGGCCACCCATGCAGTGAACCTAGGATGAATGTTGCTAGCAAATAAAACAGCCACCGATATTCCAATATACACGATCTGTATGATAACTTGGTAAATCATTATGAAACAATTGTACAGGAGCGTACTGCGGTAATCTGTTTCGACGCCAATCTCTTTGAAATGTTCATCCGTTTTTGCCAGAGAGTGAAAAGCGCGTATCAATCTATCCCGCCGAAACACACTATAGAAAAAGGTCATCACAAATGCGCTCAATCCGGTGAAAAACTGCAGAGAATTTCCAAGaacactgatttcagtactgAAGAAGTACCGAGTAATGCTTTCCTGATTGATGAGCGAAACAGCAAAACAAATGCATATTATTGCCGTTTGTATGATTGAATTGAGGTAACCGAATGCAGTACACTGTAGTACATATTTACGTCCGACTTTCATGACCGTGAACGGGGTCATCCCGGTAATGAATGTTATCCTCAGGATAGGACTTTGAGCTGCATAGAAGCTAGCAGGATTAACAAAATCTCTCCACCATCCAATCGCCATTGCGTGAAAAACGATTTCAGTTACCGGCGAAAAGCAACGTTGTCGGTTAACAGCTCCGAAAGGACTAATCCATGCGATGCGTACATTGTGGGTGATAAGTTTATTACCCAACCCTTATGCGTTTTTTACGACGTTAGTGTTCCGGGGGGTTTCCTAGATTTGATAGGATCACATTTTTCTCATGGCTCCACCTTCACTAACGAATTAATCATTCCGTACCATTTATGAGCCTCGACGCACCGGCACAGGACCTGtcaagaaaatgaaaaactgtTTGCCTTGTAAATGGTACGGTACACACACCAACGAGGTGTCGCCAAATTCGTGATACAATCTTGCAGCGCGTTCCGAGTATATCTCATTACCGTGTTATCCTGTTGTCACCATCTGAAGGCACTGAACTCGTGTCTAATGAGGGATTTAGTTGAGCGAGCTACACTGTGGGTCTAGTTTGTTGTTCATTCAATCGCAACTAAAAAATGAATGAAGTTGATTGATAGAATTTTGTAGAAGTAAGCCGAAGTAAGCAAATCTTAAAACATAAGAATAAATTTAGTGATTTATTAAAATTGAGCAACAGCAGATATCATACTACGCATATTGAATTATTGAATTCAGACAAAAGTGTTTTGCTCACGCCAGAATAATGCGTTTGTTGGGCATACTCTCTACTAAATACAAGTATTGATTGGTACATTCAATTCAGGTCATACGTGTAACATTGATTGTTCCCTTCTCAAAATGATATGTTCCAATGATAAACAAAGTCCATTTCACAAACCTATAATTTAGAATGTAACCTGTAATTTTACAAACAATTTTGTTGTGAAACAAAGCTCATACAGAATTGATTTATCGTTTTgaaaacaattgaaaaatgCTTAGGCGAATTTGAAAATACATTTATGATATACACGCACATCGGACCCTACCATCTATGTTGTaccatttatttgaaatttgtcgATGTAGTCATGAATTCCGCAGGATATGGATCAgagaagcagtttttttttatcgacAAAGTGCTAATTTTTTATGAGTAAAGTATTAATTCATATCGTAGTAAAGATATTCTCAGAATATTCATATCTTTTCTTTTTCACATTTCACGATTTTCGGTAAACTGAAATATAAAGATTATCAAaatgaaaatgaggcaaaatgTAAACACAACTCAACGAATAATGGTAAAGGAAAATATACACCTAGACAAAACATAGGAAAGTTAAAAAACTAAGTAAAAGGTAATTTGGAATTAAGACAATTTATGATCAAACTTTCGCTCAGCTAGGACATTGTAAAGACGACATATATTAATTAtctaatgtaatgtaatgtaatctaatctaatctaatctaatttaatctaatctaatttaatttaatctaaTCTCATACCATCGGAACCAATTCTTGAAATCATCCTGGGAAATGGCGATTACTGaaatcaataattttttctTGACAACGGACAGGCACACTATGCAGCATGTACATAATAGACATAATTCCAAGAaataaaatggaaccataaatcacctttcggtgctttcggggctccagattgatcgttttattccgtagtgtccaagtaCCTActctaattttggatgtaagggacgaaaaacttcaagatacaattttttactatgcattggacgcatgcagaaaggatgtcactgaactgttcgaaacttttctgactattgtcatgttgtgattatcattgggatcaacggtggccccgaccattacatcaaatcaagtcatgttaagttgtATTGCTTTTTATTGAgctttatctgcttctgctttaaaaatggagttttagtatggaaatgtacgaaagtggaatttccctacgataaaactgaaccttgtcgttgTGTAGAGCATTTTAACTAACTAACAgtacaaaatacttttgtgatttcaagtgggactcggggtaaaaatttaccaaatgtgattgttacgttgttcagaaagtgcttttattccgtttaagaataaggccagtatggggatctctgataattaatatatgaatgtttctgggattcatccctatttatcacagctgtcacaaatatctccgaaaaagtCGGGTTGATTGAGTCGGTCAGGGGCTTAgcgttagtaaggggatgtaagcagGATACCAAATCCGATTgcatgccgaaggaccactataatgattacgggtaataataGAAGTGCTTAGGTAGGTAGATTAGAAAAttagatgggaaaattaggtcaattcgtgtcgtgtgttcgagtctcggctgagcgatgctgctagatagagtcagtaggatttttgcactggtcccgtggctgtcctgtgctCTGATAGCCGCGGGGTATGCCGATGGggaggggtcgagtcttagagagacgtttaagccacagctttactgcactagctctttggtctcgagggttggaaggcggatgcgtctctatattttgaagcttctgtcgactaccgcgaacgtccagcttgtgctgcgctcaattaaCTTTGTATCTTGGGACTGCTAGggagatgaaagattaaatttgccctgataagttgttaACCaataatgctccgaaatttgtctttcctattagttcatttgtggttgctagtgttggaaaattgatggcGGGCGCGCTGTTGaggaccggtgtcaggcggggttGACgtatcctccacttcttcactatattaCATTTtgcaactcaagtagtacaaaaagtccaaagcacatttacaaattcgttctatcatttttcttctcatcatcatcattatatttaaaatatgacattccggcctttgtttatttgtttattgtttgtatCAACAGACATATAGTTGTCCTAATGATAATTCGGTCTAACTAGTacgtaaaatatataaaaagttCCTACGAATAGTCCTACGATTTAGGTAAAAGTCGGACCCAGCTGACACTTGGTTGAAAACTCGTTGTAGCCCGACGATGGCCCCGTTTGCTGCATAATTTGTCCTTCGAAACGGTACTTGGAAGAACATTCTGCTACGaagcctttggcagagagatcttagagtcagttcgtggagtccacgcagggccggaacgcctccgcctgcgggcataggcgtgacggctatgcttggggctctgtctgtgttttagtgggcgacattgcctgtctcgtcaggtagaactgatgtttgaggtctccctgatacTTTGTtcacatcacaaaagggcccagcgcagagttttatacgctattaagcgaccagttggataacccgaaaaaaggaATGGAAATGTActaaagtggaattaaattggaataacactttcattactaggcagtcgaaacagtttatctctccaaacatttcaatgattcgcaaaatcctagagctttcgaagaatgatctaagcatttatactgatcttataacaggacattgtccaaaccgctaccatctgaagcttatggggaaactgcaaggtgatGTATGTCGATTCTGTAGCACAGGAAAAAGGACTCGAAACACCTATTATGCCGATGTacggcatttttcaattaaagatcaaggtttTTCGACAGAGGGTTGTTAAAAGCCCTtatatttggaa harbors:
- the LOC128740364 gene encoding putative gustatory receptor 28a, which produces MAIGWWRDFVNPASFYAAQSPILRITFITGMTPFTVMKVGRKYVLQCTAFGYLNSIIQTAIICICFAVSLINQESITRYFFSTEISVLGNSLQFFTGLSAFVMTFFYSVFRRDRLIRAFHSLAKTDEHFKEIGVETDYRSTLLYNCFIMIYQVIIQIVYIGISVAVLFASNIHPRFTAWVAFFIPYLMMATIIVLFLCLVNQTKHRFYLLNKVLRSLQEISLEKKLPAYDETQNPAKKIRFQKPLRILSSTFWNTNRYMPEVITRVASIQDELCDACNSVQEYFKVQMLTIVTITFLIVVFNVYYILEIIFTKHMSTTPCTQFQFILFFGFQAMIHAFGVLKIIFVSSLAVQENDKIAVNVHKLINVNNYDDEAVKQLSNLSLQLTHRKVAFTAYGLFNLDFTLLFTLTGAATTYLVILVQFTINQNELCGQKLINSTIVSLVKNGSLLQND